The Bacteroides fragilis NCTC 9343 genome includes the window GGAAATATCATAGCCAGATAACCGGAATACGGTCCGGGATTAAAAAAAGATCCGGTCAAGGAATACAGAGAATGATGGGAAGAAGTAAAACCATAAAGCTGCCTCAAGCCATAAATAGCCTCAGAAGCAGCCAAAACAATAAAACTCCAAATAACGACCTGATAAAAATCAGCCCCCATATCATACCCCTTTCTATAATAGAGAAAGGCCGACACCACCCAACCGACAGCAGCTCCCATAGCAACTTTTGCCAGATAGAGCCATTGCCCCGACAACTCACCTGCCGGAAGCATCGGATCATTTACCCATACCACAGACAGCAGTGCACATACCATTGCCAGAAGTCCTCCACGAAGTATAATATGCATATAATCTACTTTTTCTCTCATCATTTTATTCTTTTAAATACCCGGTTCCAACGAATCTTTCCCCGTAAAGGATCGTCCGACCGCCATATTGTAAATGCCCTACCTACAATATATGATTCGGGCAACATTCCCCAATAACGTGAATCCTTGGAATTTTCCATATTATCCCCCGATACGAAATAGTAATTCTCTGTGAATTTATATTCCGTTATCGCACTATCACCCAGACATACCGCCTCTCCTTTTTGCCGCAGTCTCTTCTTCTGCTCCCAGTGGATCAGTCTTCCGTAAAGCAAACAAGACAATGTATCTATTTTCACCACCTGCCCTTTGGCCGGTACCGGAAGAGGTCCGAATTCCTGAATGGTCCATCCCAGACGTCCGTCCCACGGAAAAGCATCCATCACGATCCCATGTGAATCTTCCCTTCTGACACGTGCAATCCGATGTTGCGCCTGCACATTCCCCACACTGTCTGTGATTCCTTTTATATGATAATAGCCCTTACGTATTTCCAAAGTATCACCCGGCAAGGCAATACACCGTTTCACATAATACTTCATTATATCAAATCCGATGCTGTCGCTCCCATCCTGATAAGGGAAATTAAAAACAAGCACATCGTCCCGCTGAAACGATCCGAAACCCGGTAGACGATAGATATCCACTTCTTCTCCTCGCAATGACGCAAAGATATTAAACAGACGTGCCCCACCGGTCCATTTATCCACCAGTATTTTGTCTCCCGAAAGCAATGCCGGTTCCATTGAATTGGAGGGGATTTTGAAAGAAGTCAGGCAAAACACCTGCAATACCATCCAGGCAACAAAAGCCACACAAGAATAGAAACAGATATTCACAATCCAGTTCCCGATTCGTTTCACCAGTTTTATCCAAACCTCTTTCTTCATATATATATACATTTTAATGCGATCCCCTGTCAAGAACCCAAGGAAAAAGAGACCAGATAAAATTCATGAGTTTCAGAAAAAGCAATCCCATACAGTTTATTTGGTTCCTGAGTTGAAGCACAAATTCTCAAAACGAGGCAATCAGTATTATATTTGATTAATTCCCGGCCATCCCAATCAAAAACGGATAAGTTATTAAATAAATTGGGATTCTTGTCACCTATAAATACACTATAAATCCTTTCATCTGTAACACATAACGCAGAAAAGCCCCAAACAGTCTCCTCTGTGTTTTGGATAGTTCCGGATAAATATTGCACGACCGGAGGATAAAATTTTCGGATTGCTCTTAATTCTATGTTTTGTGATAAATCAAATAATTCAAGGATTCCTCCATATAAAGTTCCTACGGCCATCTTTTTACAATCCGGAGATATCGCAATTGCTGGCGATGACCAAACGGAACGTTCTTTCGGAGTATCTATAGGAAAATCATTGTAATCAGCCACCACTTTTGCATCTGCCAACATCTGAAAACGTTTTTGCTGATCCGACTTTGTTCCCAACTGACCATCTACCAAAAACCTACCATTCCGAAGTTCCCACACCCGGCGTACTGTACCTCCTAAATCATAAAAAGACCGTTCTTCTATCAACGCTCCCCAATTATCAGCGTCTTTATCAAACCGATAAGTCAATAACTTCATAGAAGATTCGTCATACACAGAAATTTTCTTTTCACGTGCATTATAATAGCACATGTTCGCAGTAGTCGCTTCACCCGGTCCCTGCCCTCTTGTTACAAAACTTCCAAGCAGTTGCCCTGTAGTCTTATCATATACCTGCAACCAGGCATTATCTGCCAAAGCCAATATAAAGATATAGTCCTCACTAACAGCCATATCCAAAGGATAGCTGATCAGGAGTTCGTCCGACAAACGATGAGCATGTATTTTCTTTACTTCCGGAAACGTAGGAGGTGCATAAGCACTACATTGTTTCTGACAAGAACACAAAATAGTTATTAAACAAACATACAGCGACAACTTCTTCCACATATATTAGTCAAGGCTACTTATTGCGATATTCTTTTCTATACTCGCAAAAATAATACATTTTAAATTATAAACACATCTTATTCGTAAAAATATTACCAAATGTTTTACTTAAAGTTCCTTTAACGACGCCACAATATCTTTAATCTGCGGTAGCAGTTCTAAAAACAATGAGCAAGACGTAAAACTGATATAATATACATTTTCACGCCCCTGCAAATACCATTCAGCCTTTTGCAAAGCAGATAATTCGTTAGTTTCCGGATGACGCTCTGCCTTATACGAAGTAAAAGCCATCTTTTTAACCCCATTCTTACTATTGACAGACTTATATATCACCTTCACCTGCGTAGTATCCGTCGATGCCCAAATACTGTCTTCCTTAAATATTTCCTGAAAAGATGCACATTTTTGTATTTCCATAATGGTCAATACCGCACCACAACGATCTTTACGTTTTGAATATACTCTCATAAACTTTGTAGTTTCGTATTTCCCATTAACGCGTTTCAAAGGTTCATCATTGCAAGAATGCACAGCAGAAGGACGTTTCCATCCTTTCGGCACCTCAATCACATACGTCTCACCACGCAAAAGGTTTCTATCGGGTCGTGATACTTGCCCAACAAGTTGGGCACAAAACAAAAAATTCAAAAAAATCAAAATCATCCATCTCATAATCGGGGTAAATTAAATACATAAATATGATCTTCGTCTTCAACAAAAGCTCCATAAATCTTATTTGCAACTTCATCAACGACAAAAGTGTTAATAAAACAATCGAGTTTATATTGTGTAAGTGGTTTTCCTTCCCAATCGAATACTTGGATGTTAGGAGTAGTTTTTCGATTCTCAATTTCCTCTGTTGTCATATCCATATTTAATGTATAAATATAACTGTCCGTTGCATAGATACTTATAGGATGTATGAATCTCAAATAATCATCCACATCAGGACGTTCTTGCCCGGGAAGAATATCTAAAATAACATCTCTTTTTAATTCTCCATCTTTACCATAAATTCTGAAACGGCGTATATGTTGGTAGAACGAAACGAAACAACTCTTATCAGGCTTAGCGACGGTCATCTTTATATACGCTTGATTCCTGCCCAAAACAGATCCGAAACGTTCCTCTGTTTCAGGATATTCTCCCCATGATTCATGATTTCCGTCAGGATAAAGAAACCTAAATTCTTTTTCATTCTCAAAACCTCCGTTACAACAATAACTGCTATCGGAAATACTTATCAAGTCATTAAAACAATTAAATCCATAATTTAAAGTCGAAGTCTGTACGATAGCTTTGTCTTTCTCAACACTAATATGTTTCAGGTTAATTCCGTCTAACATGACAAAACCGTTCTTCTTATGTTCCACAGGAGAAATAGAAGGAAGAAAAAAATCACCCGGTCCCTGCCCCTGTGTTCCAAAACCATATTGGAAGGTCAAATCCGGCAAATGGAAGCATTGAAACATGGTATCCATTTTTTCATTGAATACTACCAGATTACTATCACATAAAACCAAACTTCGTGGATACAATAACACCGAAGGGACCTGTATCCTGTCGGATTTCAAATTTATGGTATGTTCAAATCGAACATAATGCATAATCCTATCAGATTCTATACAACTTGATACAGTTATAAACAAAATCCCCCATAAAAAACATCTAACATTCATTATTTATCTCTTTTAAAATATCTGGCTCTCGATTATAAACCGAGACAGAGTCCGGCAGATATTCTTGCTTTAGTAATGACGACATACCATCCTCATTCTCTTCTACCAAAACTGTTGTCTCCCATCGGTCTTCTTAAAGATCCGTTCGTCCTTTCCCTCCGTATGATTCTTTAAAAATAAGGCTACCCCTTTCGGAATTACATAATTTAAAGAATCTGCTTTTGCCACTTGCCGACCTAACGAATTCC containing:
- a CDS encoding BF3164 family lipoprotein, whose amino-acid sequence is MWKKLSLYVCLITILCSCQKQCSAYAPPTFPEVKKIHAHRLSDELLISYPLDMAVSEDYIFILALADNAWLQVYDKTTGQLLGSFVTRGQGPGEATTANMCYYNAREKKISVYDESSMKLLTYRFDKDADNWGALIEERSFYDLGGTVRRVWELRNGRFLVDGQLGTKSDQQKRFQMLADAKVVADYNDFPIDTPKERSVWSSPAIAISPDCKKMAVGTLYGGILELFDLSQNIELRAIRKFYPPVVQYLSGTIQNTEETVWGFSALCVTDERIYSVFIGDKNPNLFNNLSVFDWDGRELIKYNTDCLVLRICASTQEPNKLYGIAFSETHEFYLVSFSLGS
- the lepB gene encoding signal peptidase I, which produces MKKEVWIKLVKRIGNWIVNICFYSCVAFVAWMVLQVFCLTSFKIPSNSMEPALLSGDKILVDKWTGGARLFNIFASLRGEEVDIYRLPGFGSFQRDDVLVFNFPYQDGSDSIGFDIMKYYVKRCIALPGDTLEIRKGYYHIKGITDSVGNVQAQHRIARVRREDSHGIVMDAFPWDGRLGWTIQEFGPLPVPAKGQVVKIDTLSCLLYGRLIHWEQKKRLRQKGEAVCLGDSAITEYKFTENYYFVSGDNMENSKDSRYWGMLPESYIVGRAFTIWRSDDPLRGKIRWNRVFKRIK
- a CDS encoding BF3164 family lipoprotein, with the translated sequence MNVRCFLWGILFITVSSCIESDRIMHYVRFEHTINLKSDRIQVPSVLLYPRSLVLCDSNLVVFNEKMDTMFQCFHLPDLTFQYGFGTQGQGPGDFFLPSISPVEHKKNGFVMLDGINLKHISVEKDKAIVQTSTLNYGFNCFNDLISISDSSYCCNGGFENEKEFRFLYPDGNHESWGEYPETEERFGSVLGRNQAYIKMTVAKPDKSCFVSFYQHIRRFRIYGKDGELKRDVILDILPGQERPDVDDYLRFIHPISIYATDSYIYTLNMDMTTEEIENRKTTPNIQVFDWEGKPLTQYKLDCFINTFVVDEVANKIYGAFVEDEDHIYVFNLPRL